In a single window of the Scyliorhinus torazame isolate Kashiwa2021f chromosome 2, sScyTor2.1, whole genome shotgun sequence genome:
- the degs2 gene encoding sphingolipid delta(4)-desaturase/C4-monooxygenase DES2 isoform X3, which yields MKRNDFEWVYTDQPHTQRRKEMLAKYPEIKSLMGPDPNLKWIVFGMVLTQAIACFLVKDLSWKWIIFWAYAFGGAINHSLTLAIHDISHNVAFGNKLAKWNRLFAMFANLPIGVPYSASFKKYHIDHHRYLGGNGLDVDIPTEIEGWFFCTPFRKTIWLILQPLFYALRPLYVNPKPITRLEVLNAVVQFAYDFLIYYLWGLKPIVYLIAGSLLCMGIHPISGHFIAEHYMFLKGHETYSYYGSLNWITFNVGYHVEHHDFPSIPGSKLPLQEMSALWNV from the exons ATGAAACGAAATGATTTTGAGTGGGTCTATACGGATCAGCCTCACACGCAAAGAAGAAAAGAAATGTTGG CTAAGTATCCAGAGATCAAGTCACTAATGGGGCCAGACCCTAATCTAAAGTGGATTGTGTTTGGAATGGTCCTCACACAGGCCATTGCATGCTTCCTTGTGAAAGATTTGTCTTGGAAATGGATTATATTCTGGGCTTATGCTTTTGGAGGTGCTATCAACCATTCATTGACTCTAGCCATTCACGATATCTCTCATAATGTTGCATTTGGCAATAAGCTAGCAAAATGGAACCGATTGTTTGCAATGTTTGCTAATCTACCAATTGGGGTGCCGTATTCTGCATCGTTCAAGAAATACCACATAGATCACCATCGATATCTGGGAGGCAATGGCTTAGACGTTGATATTCCAACAGAAATTGAAGGATGGTTCTTCTGCACTCCATTTCGCAAAACCATTTGGCTTATTCTCCAACCACTTTTCTATGCTCTTAGGCCCCTTTACGTTAACCCTAAACCCATTACAAGATTGGAGGTGTTGAATGCCGTGGTGCAGTTTGCATACGATTTTCTCATCTACTACCTGTGGGGGTTGAAACCAATTGTATACTTGATAGCAGGCTCACTCCTGTGTATGGGTATACATCCAATCTCTGGACACTTCATTGCTGAGCATTACATGTTTTTGAAGGGGCATGAAACCTACTCGTATTATGGTTCTCTCAACTGGATAACATTCAATGTTGGATACCATGTCGAACACCATGACTTTCCCAGTATTCCTGGCAGCAAGTTACCATTG